The proteins below are encoded in one region of Casimicrobium huifangae:
- a CDS encoding SMP-30/gluconolactonase/LRE family protein, which yields MANANAGAGSAVGPGFDFKPSQRYPDPAVQILDPSFAKYRIYSSTVEQVGTGMRWAEGPVYFGDARCLLVSDIPNNRIMRYDEVTGSFTVWRQPSNFSNGMCRDRQGRLLTCEHLTRRVTRTEYNGKITVLADKFNGKPLNSPNDIVCKSDGSIWFTDPPFGIGGHWEGDKATPELPHSVYRISPDGKLSLVTDKLAGPNGLAFSPDEKKLYIAESRATPNRVIAAFDVGADGSISNRTVIVDANGPGSIDGFRVDTDGNLWCGWGSNGSPTAKAEELDGVMVFNPAGKAIGFIRLPERCANLTFGGPKNNRLYMASCHSLYALYVEAVGAA from the coding sequence ATGGCCAACGCCAACGCAGGTGCGGGCTCCGCAGTGGGCCCGGGTTTCGATTTCAAACCGAGTCAGCGCTACCCGGATCCGGCCGTGCAGATTCTTGACCCGAGTTTTGCCAAGTACCGCATCTACAGCAGCACCGTGGAACAGGTCGGCACCGGCATGCGCTGGGCTGAAGGTCCCGTCTATTTCGGCGATGCACGCTGCCTGCTGGTCAGCGACATCCCTAACAACCGCATCATGCGTTACGACGAAGTCACCGGCAGCTTCACCGTCTGGCGGCAGCCGTCGAACTTTTCCAACGGCATGTGCCGTGATCGCCAGGGCCGTCTGCTCACCTGCGAGCATCTGACGCGCCGCGTCACGCGCACTGAGTACAACGGCAAGATCACCGTGCTGGCCGATAAATTCAATGGCAAGCCGCTCAACTCGCCGAACGACATCGTCTGCAAGTCCGACGGCTCGATCTGGTTCACCGATCCCCCGTTCGGCATCGGCGGTCACTGGGAAGGTGACAAGGCCACGCCCGAGCTGCCGCATTCGGTCTATCGCATTTCGCCCGATGGCAAGCTGAGCCTGGTGACGGACAAGCTGGCCGGGCCGAACGGGCTGGCTTTCTCACCGGACGAGAAGAAGCTCTACATCGCGGAATCGCGCGCCACGCCGAACCGCGTGATCGCTGCCTTCGATGTTGGCGCTGACGGCAGCATTTCCAATCGCACCGTCATTGTGGATGCCAACGGCCCCGGCTCGATCGATGGCTTCCGCGTCGATACCGACGGCAATCTCTGGTGCGGCTGGGGCAGCAATGGGTCGCCGACGGCCAAAGCCGAAGAATTGGATGGCGTGATGGTGTTCAATCCCGCCGGCAAGGCGATCGGCTTCATTCGCCTGCCCGAGCGCTGCGCGAACCTCACGTTTGGCGGCCCGAAGAACAACCGCCTATACATGGCGAGCTGCCACTCTTTGTACGCGCTTTATGTGGAGGCGGTGGGGGCGGCTTAG
- a CDS encoding tripartite tricarboxylate transporter substrate binding protein, translated as MMTIKRISHLLALGALCAVHSAPTFAQAYPSKPVTVVVPFSPGGGTDIGARLIAQKLTAKWGQSVIVENRAGAGGLVGADLVAKAKPDGYTLLVGNVGTQAINQSLYKMPYNADTAFAPISMIAELPFVMLAGPSVTAKTPKEFVALAKAEPGKRTYASSGQGGSPHLTAEIFQGAAGVKLTHVPYKGGGPAMTDLMAGHVDILFASVLEGSGHVKAGKLKALAVSSATRSPALPDVPTLAEAGIANSESGSWIAMFAPTGTPQAIVDKIAADIKEAVAQADTKQTLIGQGATPWSTTPSELKAIIERDRVRYGKVITDRSIKVE; from the coding sequence ATGATGACCATCAAGCGGATATCTCACCTCCTGGCCCTGGGCGCGCTCTGCGCAGTGCATTCGGCACCGACATTCGCGCAAGCCTATCCCTCCAAACCAGTCACTGTGGTGGTGCCGTTTTCGCCCGGCGGTGGCACTGACATTGGCGCCCGCCTGATTGCGCAAAAGCTCACTGCCAAGTGGGGGCAATCGGTCATCGTCGAAAACCGCGCGGGTGCCGGCGGGCTGGTCGGCGCCGATCTGGTCGCCAAAGCGAAGCCAGACGGTTACACCCTGCTGGTCGGCAACGTCGGTACCCAGGCGATCAATCAGTCGCTGTACAAGATGCCCTACAACGCCGACACGGCATTTGCGCCAATCTCGATGATTGCCGAGCTGCCGTTCGTGATGCTGGCTGGGCCGAGCGTGACCGCCAAGACGCCGAAAGAGTTTGTCGCACTTGCCAAGGCCGAGCCAGGCAAGCGCACCTACGCAAGTTCGGGACAGGGCGGTTCGCCGCACCTGACCGCCGAGATCTTTCAGGGCGCAGCAGGCGTCAAGCTAACGCACGTGCCGTACAAGGGCGGTGGCCCCGCGATGACCGACCTGATGGCTGGTCACGTCGATATCCTTTTTGCCTCGGTGCTTGAAGGTTCGGGCCACGTCAAGGCAGGCAAGCTGAAGGCGCTGGCAGTGAGCAGCGCTACGCGCTCGCCGGCGCTGCCGGATGTGCCCACGCTCGCGGAGGCGGGTATTGCCAATTCCGAATCCGGCTCGTGGATTGCCATGTTCGCTCCCACTGGCACGCCGCAAGCCATCGTTGACAAGATCGCTGCCGACATCAAGGAGGCCGTTGCCCAGGCGGATACGAAGCAGACGCTGATCGGCCAGGGTGCCACGCCCTGGTCCACCACGCCGTCCGAGCTCAAGGCCATCATCGAACGTGATCGCGTTCGCTACGGCAAAGTCATCACTGATCGCAGCATCAAGGTCGAATAA
- a CDS encoding Bug family tripartite tricarboxylate transporter substrate binding protein, with amino-acid sequence MKSIHLHPSRRLVLRSLAALTTVVIAAAVATPAQAQTDGPWPTRPITWVVPFTPGGSTDVIGRTIGQKLADVLKQPVVVDNKPGAAGAVGAAFVAKSKPDGYTLFGGTISTHAINASLYKNLAYDPVKDFEPITLVASLPNVLIVSPSLGVNNVAELIALLKKDASKRQFASSGAGTSAHLAGELLGDLIGVQLTHIPYKGTPPALIDVSTGQVPFMFDQLTAAKSLADAGKLKIIAVTTPKRVAIAPNLPTMMESGVPNFQMSSWQAVYAPKGTPKAVVQRLNAEIVKILHLPDVKEKLGTSLGMEIVGSTPEELAAHMAKEIPRWAELVKKSGATAN; translated from the coding sequence ATGAAATCAATCCATCTCCACCCTTCGCGCCGCTTGGTGCTGCGCTCGCTGGCGGCGCTCACGACCGTCGTCATCGCCGCTGCCGTAGCCACTCCAGCACAGGCACAGACCGACGGTCCGTGGCCCACCCGCCCCATCACCTGGGTGGTGCCATTCACGCCTGGCGGCTCGACCGATGTCATTGGCCGCACCATCGGGCAGAAGCTGGCCGATGTCCTCAAGCAGCCGGTGGTGGTGGATAACAAGCCGGGCGCGGCTGGCGCCGTGGGAGCCGCCTTCGTTGCCAAGTCGAAGCCCGATGGCTACACGCTGTTCGGCGGCACCATCAGCACCCACGCCATCAATGCGAGCCTTTACAAGAATCTTGCGTACGACCCGGTGAAGGACTTCGAGCCCATCACGCTGGTGGCGTCGCTGCCGAACGTGCTGATCGTCAGCCCGAGCCTCGGCGTCAACAATGTGGCCGAACTGATTGCCTTGTTGAAGAAAGACGCCAGCAAACGGCAATTTGCATCCTCGGGCGCCGGGACTTCTGCGCATCTCGCAGGAGAGTTGCTCGGTGATCTGATCGGCGTGCAACTCACGCATATCCCCTACAAGGGCACGCCGCCGGCGCTGATTGATGTGTCGACCGGGCAAGTGCCATTCATGTTTGATCAGCTCACTGCCGCGAAATCGCTCGCCGACGCTGGAAAGCTGAAGATCATTGCGGTGACCACGCCCAAGCGCGTTGCCATTGCACCGAATCTTCCGACGATGATGGAGAGCGGCGTGCCGAACTTTCAGATGTCGAGCTGGCAGGCCGTCTACGCGCCGAAAGGTACGCCGAAGGCCGTCGTGCAGCGCCTGAACGCCGAGATCGTGAAGATCCTGCACCTGCCGGACGTGAAGGAAAAGCTCGGCACGTCGCTTGGCATGGAGATCGTCGGCAGCACGCCCGAAGAGCTGGCGGCGCACATGGCGAAAGAGATTCCGCGCTGGGCGGAGCTGGTGAAGAAGTCTGGCGCGACGGCGAATTGA
- a CDS encoding ribonuclease activity regulator RraA, translating to MSELSPTTYAHLKKVSVATLCTQLFKRGFRNVFIQDIARLTDPSDGNLVGPAYTMRNIPAREDLDQISAFDNPDHPQRKGVESVPPGHVLVVDTRRETRVASGGEILTTRLMVRGAAGLVSDGPVRDSGRIAEMDFPVYCAGGSAPLNLIHHHTVDLNVPIGCGGVAVYPGDIIVGDEEGVVVIPAHLADEVAADAAAQEVMEVFILERVQNGAKLPGTYPPNAETKAAFEVWKKERGL from the coding sequence ATGTCTGAACTAAGCCCCACCACCTACGCCCATTTGAAAAAAGTCAGCGTCGCCACGCTTTGCACGCAACTGTTCAAGCGAGGCTTCCGCAATGTCTTCATTCAGGACATTGCCCGTCTCACTGATCCGTCTGACGGCAACCTCGTCGGCCCGGCCTACACCATGCGCAACATCCCCGCGCGCGAGGATCTCGACCAGATCAGCGCTTTCGACAATCCCGATCACCCGCAACGCAAGGGGGTGGAGAGCGTGCCGCCGGGGCATGTGCTGGTGGTTGATACCCGTCGCGAAACACGCGTCGCGTCGGGCGGGGAAATCCTCACCACGCGTCTCATGGTGCGCGGTGCAGCGGGACTGGTGTCAGACGGCCCGGTGCGCGACAGCGGCCGTATCGCCGAGATGGATTTCCCGGTGTATTGCGCGGGGGGCAGCGCGCCGCTGAACCTGATCCATCATCACACGGTGGACCTCAACGTGCCGATCGGTTGCGGTGGCGTGGCCGTGTACCCCGGCGACATCATCGTTGGCGACGAAGAGGGCGTGGTGGTAATTCCTGCACACCTGGCCGATGAAGTCGCCGCCGATGCCGCGGCGCAGGAGGTGATGGAAGTATTCATTCTTGAGCGCGTGCAGAACGGCGCCAAGCTGCCCGGAACCTATCCGCCCAACGCCGAAACGAAGGCGGCATTTGAGGTGTGGAAGAAGGAACGAGGACTTTGA
- a CDS encoding aldehyde dehydrogenase family protein — protein sequence MTQHNNFINGEWVAGASYTPNINPSNLSDVIGEYAQADAAQVETAVAAAKAAFPAWSTGGVQARSDALDKIGNEILARREELGTLLSREEGKTKAEGIGEAARAGYIFKFFAGECLRLAGETIPSVRPNIGVEVTREPIGVVGLITPWNFPIAIPSWKIAPALAYGNCVVIKPADLVPGCAWAIADIISRSGIPAGVFNLVMGRGSVVGEGIIQHRDVNAISFTGSVGVGSRIAAAAAQKLKKVQLEMGGKNPQIVLDDADLKTAVELCVQSAFFSTGQRCTASSRLIVTEGIYPKFIEAMKARMATLKVDDALKAGTDIGPVSSRDQLEQDQQYVQIGKDEGATLACGGDLIATSSDGNKGFFMAPALFSESAASMRINKEEIFGPVASVIKVKNYEEALATANDTEFGLSAGIATTSLKHATHFKRHSQAGMVMVNLPTAGVDYHVPFGGRKGSSYGSREQGKYAAEFFTTVKTAYTYAG from the coding sequence ATGACACAGCACAACAATTTCATCAACGGCGAATGGGTCGCAGGCGCGAGCTATACGCCCAACATCAACCCGTCCAATCTGAGTGACGTGATCGGCGAGTACGCGCAGGCCGATGCCGCGCAAGTTGAGACCGCCGTGGCCGCAGCAAAAGCCGCCTTTCCGGCGTGGTCCACCGGCGGCGTGCAGGCGCGCAGCGATGCGCTCGACAAAATCGGCAACGAAATCCTTGCGCGGCGTGAGGAGCTCGGCACACTGCTGTCGCGCGAAGAGGGCAAGACCAAAGCCGAAGGCATCGGCGAGGCAGCTCGTGCGGGCTACATCTTCAAGTTTTTCGCGGGCGAATGTCTGCGCCTGGCGGGTGAAACGATCCCGTCGGTGCGACCCAACATTGGTGTTGAAGTGACGCGCGAGCCGATCGGCGTCGTTGGCCTCATCACACCGTGGAATTTCCCGATTGCCATTCCGTCGTGGAAGATCGCACCGGCGCTGGCGTATGGCAACTGCGTCGTCATCAAGCCGGCCGATCTGGTGCCCGGCTGCGCCTGGGCGATTGCCGACATCATTTCGCGCAGCGGCATTCCGGCCGGTGTGTTCAATCTGGTCATGGGTCGTGGCTCGGTGGTGGGCGAGGGCATCATCCAGCACCGTGATGTGAACGCGATCAGCTTCACCGGTTCGGTGGGTGTGGGCAGCCGCATTGCGGCGGCAGCGGCACAGAAGCTCAAGAAAGTGCAGCTCGAAATGGGCGGCAAGAATCCGCAGATCGTGCTCGATGATGCCGATCTCAAGACGGCGGTTGAACTCTGCGTGCAGTCCGCGTTTTTCTCGACCGGCCAGCGCTGCACGGCGTCGAGCCGTTTGATCGTGACTGAAGGCATCTATCCGAAGTTCATCGAGGCGATGAAGGCGCGCATGGCCACGCTCAAGGTAGATGACGCGCTGAAGGCCGGCACCGACATCGGCCCGGTGTCGAGCAGGGACCAGCTCGAGCAGGACCAGCAGTACGTGCAGATCGGCAAGGACGAGGGAGCGACGCTCGCGTGCGGCGGTGACCTGATCGCAACGAGCAGCGACGGCAACAAGGGCTTCTTCATGGCGCCAGCGCTGTTCTCGGAAAGCGCGGCCAGCATGCGCATCAACAAGGAAGAAATCTTCGGCCCGGTCGCCAGCGTCATCAAGGTGAAGAACTACGAAGAAGCGCTGGCCACCGCCAACGACACCGAGTTCGGCCTGTCCGCCGGTATTGCCACCACCTCGCTGAAGCACGCGACACACTTCAAACGCCACTCGCAGGCAGGCATGGTGATGGTCAATCTGCCGACGGCCGGTGTCGACTATCACGTCCCGTTCGGTGGCCGCAAAGGCTCAAGCTACGGCTCACGCGAGCAGGGCAAATACGCGGCGGAATTCTTCACCACGGTGAAGACGGCGTACACCTACGCGGGATAG